One Perognathus longimembris pacificus isolate PPM17 chromosome 24, ASM2315922v1, whole genome shotgun sequence DNA segment encodes these proteins:
- the Fgb gene encoding fibrinogen beta chain, producing MMRTEEGLAKGVLDARGHRPIDRRREEAPSLRPVAPPISGGGYRARPSKPLAKQTKVERKAPDAGGCLHADQDLGVLCPTGCQLQQTLLSQEAPIKKSVADLNNHVESVSQTSTSTFQYMTLLKDMWKKRQAQLKDNENVVSEYSSALENQRIYIDESVNSNIPTNLRVLRSILENLRSKIQKLESDVSAQMEYCRTPCTVSCNIPVVSGKECEEIIRKGGESSEMYLIQPDSSIKPYRVYCDMTTENGGWTVIQNRQDGSVDFGRKWDPYKQGFGNIATNADGKKYCGLPGEYWLGNDKISQLTKMGPTELLIEMEDWKGDKVKAHYGGFTVLNEANKYQVSVNKYRGTAGNALMDGASQLTGENRTMTIHNGMFFSTYDRDNDGWVNADPRKQCSKEDGGGWWYNRCHAANPNGRYYWGGQYSWDMARHGTDDGVVWMNWKGSWYSMKKISMKIRPFFPQ from the exons ATGATgag GACAGAAGAAGGTTTAGCTA AGGGTGTCCTGGATGCCCGTGGCCATCGACCCATTGACCGGAGGAGGGAAGAGGCCCCCAGCCTGAGACCTGTAGCACCCCCTATCAGTGGAGGGGGCTACCGGGCTCGTCCCTCCAAACCACTTGCCAAACAAACCAAGGTGGAAAGAAAAGCCCCGGATGCTGGCGGCTGTCTCCATGCAGACCAGGACCTG GGAGTGTTGTGTCCTACCGGATGTCAGCTGCAACAGACTTTGCTAAGCCAGGAAGCACCCATCAAAAAAAGTGTTGCAGACTTAAACAACCATGTGGAGTCTGTTTCTCAGACCTCCACCAGCACCTTTCAGTACATGACTCTGCTGAAAGACATGTGGAAAAAGAGGCAGGCCCAGCTAAAAG ACAATGAAAATGTGGTAAGTGAGTATTCTTCTGCGCTGGAAAACCAACGCATCTACATAGACGAAAGTGTCAATAGTAACATCCCCACTAACCTACGCGTGCTTCGCTCCATCCTGGAAAACCTGAGaagcaaaatacaaaaattagaATCTGACGTCTCTGCTCAAATGGAATACTGCCGCACGCCATGCACCGTCAGCTGCAACATTCCCGTGGTGTCCGGCAAAG AATGTgaggaaattatcaggaaaggaGGCGAATCTTCGGAAATGTATCTCATTCAACCTGACAGTTCCATCAAACCATATAGAGTGTACTGTGACATGACTACAGAAAATGGAG GCTGGACAGTAATACAGAACCGTCAAGATGGTAGTGTTGACTTTGGCAGAAAATGGGATCCATATAAGCAGGGATTTGGAAATATTGCAACCAACGCAGATGGGAAGAAATACTGCGGCCTACCAG GTGAATATTGGCTCGGAAATGATAAGATCAGCCAGCTCACCAAGATGGGACCCACAGAACTTCTGATCGAAATGGAGGACTGGAAGGGAGACAAGGTAAAGGCGCACTACGGAGGCTTCACGGTGCTGAACGAGGCCAACAAGTACCAAGTGTCCGTGAACAAGTACCGAGGGACGGCTGGAAACGCGCTCATGGACGGAGCATCCCAGCTGACCGGAGAGAACAGAACCATGACCATTCACAACGGCATGTTCTTCAGCACCTACGACAGGGACAACGACGGCTG GGTAAATGCAGATCCAAGAAAGCAGTGTTCCAAAGAAGATGGTGGCGGATGGTGGTATAACAGATGCCACGCAGCCAATCCAAACGGCAGATACTACTGGGGTGGCCAGTACAGCTGGGACATGGCAAGACACGGCACGGATGACGGCGTGGTGTGGATGAACTGGAAAGGCTCCTGGTACTCCATGAAGAAGATCTCCATGAAGATCCGGCCCTTCTTCCCACAGTAG
- the Fga gene encoding fibrinogen alpha chain: MFSMRIACVVLSVVSTVWTADTGEGEFLAEGAGVRGPRLMERQQSACKEADWPFCSDDDWGQKCPSGCRMKGLIDEVNQDFTSRINKLQNALLDFQKNNKDSNSLTRNIMELLRGDFAKANNNDNTYNQVSEDLRSRIEVLKRKVVEKAQHIQLLQNNVRAQLIDMKRLEVEVDIKIRSCKGSCSRALARELDLRDYEEQQRQLEQVIAKDLLPPRESQYFPLIKMRPMPDLVPGNFKSQLQAAPPEWRALTEMQQMRMELEGPGKEGHARGDAGPVTDTPGHPRPGGAGHWSPGSAGPGGDGSRTPPGAAGDAGSSHLGSWNPSGAGIFRPDGPAGSGVASSPSSPDWGNFEEVSGSPSMRKEFHTGKLAAAKGDREFVLGGEKLASSSSSSTRRSCSKTVTKTVIGPDGRREVTREVVTSEDGSDCGDGADGGGGGFGSRGSLDELARRHPDLSAFFGSDSGIFADLEDPELPAAGATTTRRKLATATATATAGTKNYKMADEAAAVEARSSKRSRTKARPSRDCAEALQTHPSGARSGLFRIKPPGSSKIISVYCDQETGLGGWLLIQQRMDGSLNFNRTWQDYKRGFGSLDEQGRGEFWLGNDDLHLLTLGGSVLRVDLEDWAGNRAYAEYRFRVGSEAEGYALQVSSYRGTAGDALVEGSAEEGAEFTSHRGMRFSTFDRDADHWEESCAEVYGGGWWYNNCQAANLNGIYYPGGAYDPRNNSPYEIENGVVWVPFRGADYSLRAVSMKIRPLGTQESAGARENTGL; this comes from the exons ACTGCAGACACTGGTGAAGGTGAATTTTTAGCAGAAGGAGCAGGCGTCCGTGGCCCAAGACTTATGGAGAGACAGCAGTCTGCCTGCAAAGAGGCAGACTGGCCCTTCTGCTCTGATGATGACTGG GGCCAAAAATGTCCTTCTGGCTGCAGGATGAAAGGGCTGATTGACGAGGTCAATCAAGATTTTACCAGCAGAATAAATAAGCTACAAAATGCACTGTTGGACTTTCAAAAGAACAACAAGGATTCCAATTCATTGACCAGAAATATAATGGAGCTTTTAAGAGGGGACTTTGCCAAAGCCAATA ACAATGATAATACATATAACCAAGTGTCAGAAGATCTGAGAAGCAGAATTGAGGTCTTGAAGCGCAAAGTCGTAGAGAAAGCACAGCACATTCAGCTTCTGCAGAACAATGTCAGGGCTCAGCTGATCGATATGAAGCGCCTGGAG GTGGAAGTGGACATCAAGATCCGATCTTGCAAAGGGTCGTGCAGCAGGGCCCTAGCCCGAGAGCTGGACCTGAGGGACTACGAGGAGCAGCAGAGGCAGCTGGAGCAGGTGATCGCCAAGGACCTGCTCCCCCCGAGGGAGAGCCAGTACTTCCCCCTCATCAAAATGCGGCCCATGCCGGACCTGGTGCCCGGGAACTTCAAGAGCCAGCTGCAGGCGGCGCCTCCGGAGTGGCGGGCGCTGACGGAGATGCAGCAGATGCGGATGGAGCTCGAGGGGCCCGGGAAGGAGGGCCACGCCCGGGGCGATGCAGGGCCGGTGACCGACACCCCCGGGCACCCTCGCCCCGGCGGGGCGGGACACTGGAGCCCCGGGAGCGCCGGGCCCGGAGGCGATGGGAGCCGGACGCCCCCCGGGGCCGCCGGCGACGCGGGCTCCAGTCACCTCGGCAGCTGGAACCCGAGCGGCGCCGGCATCTTCCGGCCCGACGGCCCCGCCGGCTCCGGGGTGGCGAGCAGCCCCTCCAGCCCGGACTGGGGCAACTTCGAGGAGGTGTCGGGAAGCCCGTCGATGAGGAAGGAGTTCCACACGGGCAAGCTGGCGGCCGCCAAGGGGGACCGGGAGTTCGTGCTGGGCGGGGAGAAGCTGGC cagcagcagcagcagcagcacccgcCGCTCGTGCTCCAAGACGGTCACCAAGACGGTGATCGGGCCGGACGGCCGCCGGGAGGTGACCCGGGAGGTGGTGACGTCGGAGGACGGCTCCGACTGCGGGGACGGCgcggacggcggcggcggcggcttcgGCAGCCGCGGCAGCCTGGACGAGCTGGCCCGCCGGCACCCGGACCTGTCCGCCTTCTTCGGCTCCGACTCGGGCATCTTCGCCGACCTGGAGGACCCCGAGCTCCCGGCGGCCGGGGCCACGACGACGCGCAGGAAGCtggccaccgccaccgccaccgccaccgcggGGACCAAGAACTACAAGATGGCAGACGAGGCGGCCGCGGTGGAAGCGCGGTCCAGCAAGAGGAGCCGGACCAAGGCTCGCCCTTCCCGAG ACTGTGCTGAGGCCCTCCAAACGCATCCTTCAGGGGCCCGCAGTGGCCTTTTCCGTATCAAGCCACCCGGATCCAGTAAGATCATTTCTGTTTATTGCGATCAAGAGACCGGTTTGGGAGGATGGCTTTTGATCCAGCAGAGAATGGATGGCTCACTGAATTTTAACCGGACCTGGCAAGACTACAAGAGAGGTTTCGGCAGCCTGGATGAGCAGGGGCGAGGCGAGTTCTGGCTAGGCAACGACGACCTCCACCTCCTCACGCTGGGGGGCTCGGTGCTCAGGGTGGACTTGGAGGACTGGGCTGGGAACCGGGCGTACGCCGAGTACCGCTTCCGAGTGGGCTCCGAGGCCGAGGGCTACGCCCTGCAGGTCTCCTCCTACCGGGGCACGGCGGGCGATGCTCTGGTGGAGGGCTCTGCGGAGGAAGGGGCCGAGTTCACCTCCCACCGGGGCATGCGGTTCAGTACCTTCGACAGGGACGCGGACCACTGGGAGGAGAGTTGTGCCGAGGTCTATGGCGGGGGCTGGTGGTACAACAACTGCCAGGCAGCCAATCTGAACGGCATCTACTACCCTGGGGGGGCCTACGACCCCCGGAATAACAGCCCCTATGAGATCGAGAACGGGGTGGTCTGGGTCCCCTTTAGAGGAGCAGATTATTCCCTGAGGGCTGTCAGCATGAAGATCAGGCCCCTGGGCACCCAGGAGTCTGCAGGAGCCAGGGAGAACACTGGTTTGTAG